GCCGCATGGGCAACCGGTCCCTGACGTCCTTGTGGGCCTTGGCACGGGATTTCCCGAAGTCGCGGATGATCTGCTGCTGAGGAACCGAGGATCCGCGGGCCAGCCACGGGGTGGTGCGCCGCGCTTGGGTCAGCATCGTGTCGAGCTGGGCCGGCCCGCATGTCTGCTTCTCGCCGGTCGCCTTGTTGCGCCGGTGCACGGCCTTGGACTTGGCCACGCACTCGTTCCACACCCACCGGCAGCGGTCCCACTCGCCGAGAAGGGCCTTCTCGGCGCCGGCCGAGACGCGAAGACGATAGGTGTACCGGGCGTGCCCTGCACCCTCCGTCATCGCTCCCGCAGCCATGAATCTCAACCTACCCGGGAGGTACGACAGTTGACCCCCATTTGATCTTTGTGGTGCCTCACCTGCGCGAAGGGCGGACGCCCAATCGCCCTGGCGGCGATTCGGCTTTTCCTGCCCTGCTCCGCAGGAGTCCGAATCCTCCCCGGCCTGAAGGCCGGGGCATCCTCGGAGGAACCGGTGACCATCGTGTCCGGGTCGATGCGCAGTGCGTGCATCGGTCCTCCGTGATTGCGCAGCCTGCTGGCCGTGACGTGGCACCGGATGCGCAATCGGTGCGCGGTGGCGGAGTTACTGCTGCGCGCTGGTGTGGTGGCGGATGAGGGCCTGCCAGCGGCGCTCGAAGTCTGCGGCGTTCTCGGTGATGTAGTCGGTGGTTACGGGCTTGTTGTACTGAGCGGTGATACCGCGGGCTGCGCACTCCTGCGCAACGGCGTCGGGCGCAGGCTGTTCGCTGCGCATCCGGTACTCGGCCCAGGCGTTGTAGACGCGGGACGGCAGGAAGTAGCGGCGCAGATTGCCAGGGCTGACGGGTTTGCCGCCCCGGCCGTACATGTCCTGCTGTGCGAGATAGGCGGACAGTTCCTCGGCTGTCGGCTCGTCGCCGTGCTCGGTCTGGTATCCCGTCCACGCCAGGTAGTAGCGGTCGGCTGTGGTGAGGACCGCGCCCTCTCCCGCTGTCTTCTCCGGACCTGGCGGCGGGGCATCGATGGGGGCGTTCACCCGCGGGATGCGCTTCTCCTTGGCGGCCTGCGCACCCGCACCGGCGGACGCTGCCTCGGGCTCCTCCTCCGGGAGGACCTCGTCGGCGGCCTGCTCGCCGGGATCGGCGGATGCCTTTTCGGCGGGTGGCTCGCTGCTGCCGACCTCGCGCTCCTGGAAGCTCGCGACGAAGGCTGCCAAGTCGTCGCCGGTGATGGGTCGACCGCCGTCTCCCGTGATGGAGTCCCGCTCATACACGTACGCGGCGAGGGCAGCGGCATCCGGGTACGTGCCGTACTCCTGCACGTAGGTGCGCCAGCGGCTGTGGAAGTAGTCGTACCACGAATGGTCGGCCGGCTCCCCTTGGTCGGCGTCTGCGGGCCCTTGGCCATCGGGCGCATAGCGCGCATGGAGGACCTGGAGCAGGGGCTGCACCTGGTCCTGGGAGAGCGGGGCGCCGGATCCCGTGGAGATGCCATAGGTGTCGCGGAGCCAGAAGGCCCACTGCGACGGGGTCGGTTCGACTTGGAATTGGGTGAGGAACGCCTGGTAGGCCTCGGCGAACCGCTCGGCGGCTTCCTCGGCCGACTCCTGCGGTTCCTCCAGCTGCTCGGGAACCGGAGTTGAGACCGGGGGCTGAACCGGTTCCGGCTCCGCACTCTCCAGCTCGGCCGATGTCTGCTCGTGCTCTGCTGCCGTCTCGAGTGTGGTGTCTTCCGGCCGCCTGAGGGCGGGGACCCGCTCGACGGTGAACAGGATCGGTGGCTCCTCGATGCCAGCGGCGGCGAGACCAGCGGGCGCGGTCTCGGCGAGCGGGACGCCGTACCGGGCCAGGCGGAGCGGCATCAGCGCTTCGACGGGGGCCTTGCGCCTCCATGCGCGGCCGAAGCGTGAGCGGAGGCTGGCCTGGTAGACCAGGCGTTCCTGCTCCAGCTTGATGACCTGTTCGTAGGAGCGGAGCTCCCAGAGCTTCATGCGCCGCCACAGCAGGAACGTGGGCACGGGCGAAAGGAGCCAGCGGGTGAGGCGGACGCCTTCCATGTGCTTGTCCGCGGTGATGTCGGCGATCCGGCCGATCGCGTGCCGGGCCGCCTCGACCGCGACCACGAACAGGATCGGGATCACGCTGTGCATGCCCACGCCCAGCGGGTCCGGCCAGGCCGCCGCACCGTTGAACGCGATCGTCGCCGCCGACAGCAGCCACGCCGTCTGGCGCAGCAGCGGGAAGGGGATCCTGATCCAGGTCAGGAGCAGGTCCAGGGCGAGGAGGACGCAGATGCCCGCGTCGATACCGATCGGGAAGACATAGGAGAAGTTCCCGAAGCCCTTCTGGAGAGCGAGCTCGCGGACGGCTGCGTACGAACCCGCGAAGCCGATCGCGGCGATGATCACGGCGCCCGTCACGACCACACCGATGAGGACCTGGTGTGTCCGGGTCAGCTGGGGTATCTCACCGTTTCCCGCAGCCACGTCCCACTCCCCTGTTCGAGCCTCACAACTGAGCAGCTCTCACACTCCCATGATCTGTGTGGTGCTGTGTGTATGAGGAGCACCCTGCTTCAGATCGTCAACGGAAAGTAATCGCTTGGGACTTGGTACCGGTTGATCTTCCGTCGACCGGTACCAAGTCACGACGGAGCGCCCAGGGGCCTCACCGTTTTGTCAAGGCAGCGATACGTGTTCGGGTGCGGCGACCGATGCGGGGACGTTCTCGGAACCTGGTGCGCTGGCTGCACGCGCTGGATCAGCGGGATCCGGGAGGAAGCAGAACGGCCCCGCTCTCCCGCCGCATGGCAGGGGGCGGGGCCGTGGGCGACTGGGTCAGTCGGCCCGAGCCGCGGCCTGTTGAGGAATCGTCAAGACCTGTGGATCAATTCAGTTGGGCTGGTCCCTGTGTCGCAACTGACGGCTCGCTGCGTTTCGGATGCGGCTGGTTCGTCCGCATTCGGCCAGCAGTCTGAGGGCCTTGGGTGAGGTTACGATCTGCGTGGTTGCGGCCGTGCGCTGGAACCAGTCGGTCGCCCCGGTGAGCTCTTCGGCGGTCCATGGGTTGCCCAGGGCGATGGTTCTGAGCAGGGTCCACTCGCGCAGGCGGAGGGTGAGGAAGTCGCGATCCGTGATCACCTCGGTCATGGTCTGGGCCCAGGCCGTGAACCGGGGGTCGGTCAGCAGGTCGGCGGCCCGGCGGTCCAGATGGCGTCCCACCGCGCTGTCCGCCATCGTCGCGTCCTGGTCGCGCAGGACGGCGGCCACCAGGTCGGCCTCGTCCGCCTCGGCGACGGCTTCCAGTGCCTGCAGGTAGCGGGCGAAGCGCCGGTGCTCGGCGGGCTCCTCGTCGAGGTGGGGGCCGGTCATGCCGCGATCCCTTCCGGCCGCTCAACCAGCTGGCCGCGCTCGAAGCAGGCACCGGCCCGAACCAGGGCAACCAGGTGGGGGGCGTTGACTGCGCGCCAGCGGGCCTGTGCGGATTCGATCAGCTTGAACACCATGCCCAACGCGGCGGCCCGGCTGCCGGCGCCTTTGGTGACCTTGGTTCGCAGCCGGACGGTGGCGAAGGTTGACTCGATGGGGTTCGTGGTCCGCAGATGGATCCAGTGCTCGGCGGGAAAATCGAAGAACGCCAGGAGCTCGTCCTCGTCGTCGGTGATCCGCTTGACGACCTTGGGGTACTTCGCCCCGTATTGCTTGGCGAACGCGGCGACGGCCTGGGCCGCGTGCTCCTTGTCCTCGGCGTTGTAGATCTCCTGGATAGCGCGCTTGGCGGCGGGCTGGGCCGACTTCGGCAGTGCGTCCAGGACGTTGGCGGTCTTGTGCACCCAGCACCGCTGGTGGCGAGTGTCGGGGAAGACCTCGTGCAACGCGTTCCAGAAGCCGAGTGCGCCGTCGCCGACGGCCAGGACCGGGGCTCGCATGCCCCGGCGAGCGCAGTCGCGCAACAGCGCTGCCCATGCCTCGGACGACTCGCGATAGCCGTCGGTCATTCGCGATCAGCTCCTTGGTGCCGTCCGCGCGTACCCCCATCAGCACGAGCACGGCGGCCTTTGCCTCTTCCAGGCGTATCCGCAGGTGGACGCCGCCGGCCCAGACGTAGACGTAGTCGGTGGTGGACAGGTCGCAGTCCATGAACGCCGTGTGGTCGGCCTGCCACTGAGTGGTCAGCCGGGGCACCGTCGCGGGCGACAGGCCCGCCGAGGAGCCGAGGAATTGCTGGAGCGCGGGCATGAAATCGCCGGAGGCAGGCCATGGAGGTAGAGCAGCGGCAGCACTTCGCTGATCTTCGGGGACTTGCGGCACCAGGGCGGCAGGATCGCCGACGAGAACCGCTTGCGCTCACCGGTCACCTCATCGATCCGCTTGTCGTTCACCCGCGGGGCCCTGACCTGGACCGTCCCGGCCGCCGTTGCGACCTTCCTCGGCTGGTGGAAACCGTTGCGCACGACCAGACGCCGGCCGGTCTCGTCCCTCTGATCCGCCAACTCGGCTATGTAGCTGTTGACTTCGGCCTCCATCGCGGCGGCCAGCATACGCCGTGCGCCTTCACGGACGATCTCGTCAATCAAGGAGCCATTCGGGGTGGTGCCATCGGCGTTGACTACGCTGAGCACGGGCGTGCCTTCCCGACCGACGTTCGCAGCGTCGGCCTACTCGGTGACCTTCAATCGATCACTCGGGAAGGTACGCCCTTCGCGCGCCACCCCGAGGCCGATCCACAGACATCCGAGCTTGCTAAGAAGTCAAGCCGCGAGCGTGACTGGCGCCGTGGACGCGGCGGGAAACGCCTTGCCGGGATCGAACCTCTGCCCGGTCTGCAGGCAGTGGTGGAGGCATCCCAGGAGGCGGTTGAAGACGTTGCGCATGGCGGCGGTGTGCCGGTCCCCGAGGTCCCGGCGTCGGTCGTATTCGGCCTTGACCTGTGGGGAGGGCAGCGCGCCGAAGATCCATACGTAGCCTGCGGCGGCCAGGCGCTGGTTCTTCACCCGACGGTGGCGCACGAGGTGGCTCTTGCCGCTGGCGATGGTGACCGGCGCCGAGCCGGCATACGCCTTCAGAGCGCGGGCGTCGGCGAAGCGGGCGCGGTCGTCACCGATCTCGGCCAGGACGCGTGCGCCGGGTGAGCGGCCCTATCCCCGGGAAGCCGCCCAGGATTTCGGCGTCCGGATGCCCGGCGAACGCCTCGGCCGCAGCCTCGGCGAGGTCGTCGGCTGCCCGGCAGGCGGCATCCAACTGGGCTACCAGCGCGAGGGTTTGCCGCCCCATAGCCTGCTCGACGAGCGGCGGCTGGTGCAGGTAGTCGCTGGTGAAAATGGTGCGCAGCCGTTCCACCCAGACCTCGATGTTCCGCTGCCGTCCCGGCGGCTCTTCACGAGGCCGACGTGCCTGGACACCGCTTCAAGGGCTCCAAGACGACTGCCCGCATCTGCGGCACTGCCCCGCAGCTTCCGGGGCGGGTGCCCCGTCTGGGGTACAGGGCCCGGGGATCTGCGGCTGCGCCGTGTGGGCGCGAGTGGCCGGAAGCGATGCCGCAGGCAGGCAGCGGGGCCCGAGGACCCCGGCTGCGTGCCCGCCGGGACGGTGTGTCAGACCATGGCGAGTCGGTCCACCAGCAGCTCCACCCTCCGCTCGGCGTCCCCCGGCGGCAGCCGTCCCGCCCGGGTCAGGGTGGCCAGCCCGTGCATGGCCGCCCAGAACACCTCGGTGAACAATGCCGGGTGGACGCCGTCCCCGGCGACCTCGCCGAGGCTTTCCAGCAGGGCGGCGAAGGCGTCCTTCAGCGGCTCCGGGGTGTCCTCGTCCGCGAACGCCAGGCCGCCGTCGAGCTGGAACATGGCGTCGTAGACCGCCGGGTTGCGCTCGGCGAAGTCGAGGTAGGCGCGGGCGAGGGCGGTGACCCGGGTGCGAGGGCCGTCCGCGGCGGAGGTCGCGGCCCGCAGCGCCGCGGCCATCTCGGCGGCGCCCTCGAGGGCGACGGCGCCGATGATCTCGCGCTTGCCGCGGAAATGGCTGTAGAGGACGGGCTGGCTGTATTCGATGCGCTCGGCGAGCCGGCGGGTGGTGACCGCGTCCCAGCCCTGCTGCTCGGCGAGTTCGCGGGCTGTCGCCACGATGAGGCGCTCGCGGTCCGCCCGTTCGCGCTGCTTGCGTTCCTGTACCGACATGATTCGATTCTAGCGCCGCTAGACAAGCAAGCGGCAGCAGCGCTAGCGTTGCCTCATCAGCTAGCAACACTAGATTCCGGGAGGGTCATCATGCTCAACGCACTCGAGGTCTTAACCACCGTGGTCGTCGGCCTGATGGTGGGGGTGGAGTTCTCGGTCGCCTTCGTCATCAACCCGATCCTCGACGGACTCCCCGGCGACAACGGCCTGCGCGGCCGCACCCACGGGGCCCGGATGCTCGGCACCTTGATGCCGTTCTGGTACATCGGCTCACTCGTCCTGAGCGCGGTCTGGGCCATCGCAGGATGGCATCACCACGGCGCCGGCCTCGTCGTCCTCGCCGCCGCGCTGCTGATCTTGAGCGTGATCATGTCGCTCCTGCTGCTCGTCCCGATCAACAACCGGGGCAAGACGTGGACCACCGAGAACCTGCCCGAGGACTGGAAGGAGCAGATGAACCGCTGGGACCGCTTCCACTACGTCCGCGTCGCCGTCATCATTGCCGCCTTCGCTCTGTTGGTCGCCGCCCTCGCCTGAGCCCGCGGGCCGACACCGCGCTGGTGGCGCCGAACTGCGGGCCGTCGGCGGCCTGCCCGGCGGTCAGGACGAACGCCAGCGGACGGCACCTGCGGTCGGCGGCGAGGTGGACCTTGCTTGTCTGCCCACCCCGGGAGCGTCCCAGGAGTGCGGCGCTTCAGCCGGAGTTTGCAACGGCGCCGGATGCGCCGTCGCTCTTCCCGCCCGGGATCGTGAACGACCCGGTTCGAGATATCGTTCGAGGCCGGAAGGCAAGGAACAAGTCAAAGGTCAGTGGCTCGCTCGTGGCGGGGTTCGTACATGCCCACTTCGCCGCCGCCCGGCAGGCGGAACCGGGTGAGGCGGCCCCAGCCAGCATCTGTGACCGGTTGCGTGAACTCGACGCCCTTCGCGGCCAGCTCTCCCACGGTCGCGTTGACGTCGTCGCACATGAGGTAGAACTCGTGCGACTCCGGGCCGTCCGTAGGATGCACGGCGATCTCTGCCGGTGGCAGTTTGAAGATCAGCCAGCCGCCGCCCGCGTCCACGTGCGGATAGCCCAGCACATCCTTGAAGAACGCCCGGTCGGCTTCCGCATCTCGGCTGTAGAGGATGACGTGTCCACCATTGATCATGTGACGAGCATAAGCGGTGGAGGCGACGCTGCTCGCCTTCTGCCGGGACCAGATCGCCGCCTACAAGGTTCCGCGACGCATCGTCCTGCGGACCACCGCACTCCCGCGCACCGCGACCGGGAAACTGGTCCGCACCGCGCTTACGGAAGAGGCGCAGGCCCTGTGGAAGGGCGCGGAAGGCTGACGCCGAGCCAGCCCAGGGCTGCCAAGTTAGCCGTGAGGTCGGCGGGTGAGGGTGTGTCAGGGCATGCTGGGGTTGGTAGTAGCCACTCCAACGCTTCCTGTCCGCAGCGCCTGGGCGTCGTAGACGACGACCACGGGCCGTATACAGCGCTGCAGATCGGACTCGATCAGGTCTTCGGCGGCGGCGATGCGCCGCGGCGGCACTGTCGAGTTCCCTGACACCCACGGACAACTTGACAACGCCACAGCCGGACGCATCGGTGAGACGGCTCGTTCCTATCGGTGAGACGGCTCGTTCCTAAGCGACCGTGAGCACGATCTTGCCCTGGATGTGCCCCCGGGCGATGCGCTCGTGCGCCGCCCGGGCATCCGCGAGCGGGAACGTGCTGTCGATCGCGACGCGAATCTTCCCCGCGTCAACCAAGCTCTCCAGTTCGGCGAGCTGCGCGCCGCTCGAGCGGACCGACACGGCCGTGACCGTGACACCCAACTCCGCGTTCTCCTCGTCGTCGAACTGGCCGAAGTACACCGGGTAGAGGGACCCGCCGCGCTTGAGGGTGCGCAGGAAGCGCCTGCTGGCTGGACCCCCGACGGCGTCCAGGACCAGGTCGACGTCACGGACGACCTCCTCGGGCCGCTCCTTGGTGTAGTCGATGAACTCGTCGGCGCCGAGCTCGCGCAGGAACGTCTCGTGGGCGCCGGAGGCCACGGCGATGACGCGGGCCCCCTTCCACTTGGCCAGTTGGAGAGCGAGGTGCCCCACGCCACCGGCAGCGCCGTTGATGAGCACCGTGCTCTCGCTGTCGAGTGCCATCGGGCGGTGCTGGGCCTCTTGGAACGGCGAGGGATGATCGTGCCCGAGCTCGATCAAGAACTGCCACGCCGTCAACCCCGACATGGCCAGGGCGGCGGCGTGCACGTGGTCGATGCCAGCCAGCTTGCGGGCGAGGTCGGACGCCGGTGCGGTGACGTACTCGGCGTACGCGCTGCTCTGGAGAACGGTGGGGAAGCGCAGAAGGCCGATCACCTCATCTCCGACCGCGAAGCCGTTGACGTCGGCGGCAACGGCTTCCACGACGCCTGAGACGTCGGTCCCCGGAATCAGGGGGAGATGGAACTGAGGCCTGATCTCGGGGGGTATGTCGGGCATCCCCTCGCGCGCGTACCGGTCAGGAGGGTTGACGCCGACCGCGTGCACGCGCACGAGCACCTCACCCGGCCCCGGCTCGGGAACCGGCACCTCCTCATGGCGCAGCACCTCAGGGCCGCCGAACTCGTGCAGCTGGATCGCCTTCATGGTCTGTTTCGGCACAGCTCTTTCCTGCGTCTCTCTCGGGGGTAAACTAAGTGAACCAATGATCCGTTTTTCTGGACCATTGATCCGAATATATGGACCACTGATCCGGATAGTCAAGAGGGACAGATGCGGGCCGACGCCAGGAAGAACCGCGACCACCTGCTCGCAGTAGCGGGCACCGCCATCGCCGAGCAGGGCGTCGACGTGTCACTGCGCGACATCGCGCGCAGGGCCGATGTCGGGCTCGCGACGCTGCTGCGGCACTTCCCGACACGCGAGGCGCTGCTCGATGCCCTGCTCCACACGAGCTTCAACGAGCTGACCGCCAAGGCAGGCGCCCTCGAAACGGACGACTCACCCGGCGATGCCCTCGTTTCATGGCTGCGCGACTGCGTCGGGTGGACAACCGAGTACCGGGGCGCGGTCGTGCTGATGGCAGCCGCCATCGAGGACCCCAAGTCCGCACTCCACACTTCGTGCGTCACCCTGCGCGCAGCCGGTGCGCGGCTCCTCACCCGTGCCCAGGCCGCGGGCATGGCGCGGACCGACATTGATGGCGCCGACTTGTTCGCGCTGGTAGAGGCGCTCGCCTGGCTCGGCGACCAGCGCTCGCTCGCGCCACGCGCCGATCACCTCTTCGACGTTGTCGCCAGCGCGATCCTGACCAGCACAGCGAGCAGCGATACCGAGGGGGAACGCCGCCCTCGCGCCCGTAGCTGAAATCGTCGCGCACGCGGACCGGCGAACTCGGCCGCGTGCCCGGCAAGAGCGGATCGACGCCGAGTTCGCCAAGGCGGTCAAGGTCACCGGCATCGAGCCGCGCGCTCCCCGGGAGCGGACCGCGAACGCTGGGAAGCGGCCGACGAAGGCGGCGCGCACGAACAGTTCGAGGCCCAGGGCATCTTGTTGGGGACGGATGCCGGCGGTGCCGTCATCCAGCAGTTCGTCGAGCCGGTTAGGCGATGAGTGACGCACGAAGCGCGGAGTGCGGATTCGATGTCCTCGATGGCGGCTGCCATCAGCACGGTCACGCCCCGGTACTCGGTTGTCCACCCGACGCAGTCGCGTAGCCACGAAACGAGAGCGTCTTCGGGCGAGCTCGACATCTCGAACTCGCCTGCCTTTGCCGTCAGTTCGTGTGGAGCAGGGCATCGAGCAGCGCCTCGCGTGTCGGGAAGTGCCGCAGCAGCGCCGTCGCCGTCTCCACCGGCACCCGCGCCGCCCTGCCCCCCATTCTCGGATTCGACACCGTGCGCCCCTGGACCAGCCGCGAGGCCACCAGCGCCGACAAGGTGCCCGGCCGCCTCGCCGTCGTCGGCGGTGGTGTGGTGGCCGTCGAGATGGCCACCGCCTGGCAGGCCCTCGGCTCCCAGGTGACCATGCTGGTCCTCGAGAACGGGCTCCTCGAGCGGATGGAGCCGTTCGCCGGCGAACTGGTCGCCGACGGACTGCGCGAAGCAGGCGTCAACATCCGCTTCAACACCACCGTCACCTCCATGGCCCGCGAGGGCGGCGAGGACAGCGAGGTGCGGATCACGCTGTCCGACGGCGGGCAGCTGGCCGTGGACGAGATCCTGCTGGCGACCGGCCGCGCCCCGCAGACCCGCGACGTCGGCCTGGAGACCGTCGGTCTCACCCCCGGCGACTGGCTGACCGTCGACGACACCTTCCGGGTCACCGGCGTCGACGGCGGCTGGCTCTACGCCGTCGGCGACGTCAACCGCCGCGCCCTGATGACGCATCAGGGCAAGTACCAGGCCCGGATCGCCGGCACCGTCATCGGCGCCCGCGCCAAGGCAGAGCCCATCGACGACGCCCCCTGGGGCGCGCATGTCGCCACCGCCGACCACGCGGCCGTCCCCCAGGTCGTCTTCACCACCCCCGAGGTCGCCTCCGTCGGCCTGACCAGCCGCGAGGCCGAGCAGAGCGGCCGCAGCATCGAGGTCGTCGACTACGACCTCGCCCGCGTCGCCGGCGCCCACCAGTACGGCGAGGACTACCGCGGCCGGGCCCGCATGCTTATCGACACCGACCGCAACACCGTGGTGGGCGTCACCTTCGCCGGCCCCGGCGTCGGGGAACTGGTGCACTCGGCCACCATCGCGGTCGCCGGCGAGGTGCCCCTCGACCGGCTCTGGCACGCCGTCCCCGCCTTCCCCACCCTCGGCGAAGTCTGGCTGCGGCTGCTGGAGACCTACCGCGGCTGAGCCTGCTCCGGCCGGCGTGCGGGGCGGTCCTGGCCTCCGCCGGGTGACTCGGTCGTCTGCGGGCGAGGAGCGATCCCCCCTATCCCGGTGGCCGGCAGTCTTCTTCGGTCGACGTGCCCGCCCCGCCAGGAGTGCGCAGAGAGGGACGCGGCAGCCATGAACCACCCGTGGGACTACTTCACCGCGAACGAGCGGCAGGCGGGACTGGACGGCGACCGGTCTGGCTCGCGACTGCGCCGATCGCGGCCGCACTGGTCTTCGCCCTGCCACTGCGGCTGGCTCGCCCACCGGTACCGGTGGGCGCACGTCCCCCTGGTCTCCGGCCTCGGCGTGCTGCACACCGTGCCGGCCCTGGTGATGTTCCTGACGATCCCCGAAGTGCTGGGCACTCGGATCCTCGACCCGCTCAACGTCGTGATCGCGTTGAGCGGGTACACCTTCGCACTGCTCGTGCGGAGCGTGGTGGACGGCCTGGACACGGTACCGGCGGACGTCCTCGCCACGGCCGCCGCCCTCGGGCACACCGCGCGCCAGCAGCTGCTGCCGGTGCAGCTGCCACTGGCCCTCTCGGT
This genomic interval from Streptomyces dengpaensis contains the following:
- a CDS encoding DUF2637 domain-containing protein, which translates into the protein MAAGNGEIPQLTRTHQVLIGVVVTGAVIIAAIGFAGSYAAVRELALQKGFGNFSYVFPIGIDAGICVLLALDLLLTWIRIPFPLLRQTAWLLSAATIAFNGAAAWPDPLGVGMHSVIPILFVVAVEAARHAIGRIADITADKHMEGVRLTRWLLSPVPTFLLWRRMKLWELRSYEQVIKLEQERLVYQASLRSRFGRAWRRKAPVEALMPLRLARYGVPLAETAPAGLAAAGIEEPPILFTVERVPALRRPEDTTLETAAEHEQTSAELESAEPEPVQPPVSTPVPEQLEEPQESAEEAAERFAEAYQAFLTQFQVEPTPSQWAFWLRDTYGISTGSGAPLSQDQVQPLLQVLHARYAPDGQGPADADQGEPADHSWYDYFHSRWRTYVQEYGTYPDAAALAAYVYERDSITGDGGRPITGDDLAAFVASFQEREVGSSEPPAEKASADPGEQAADEVLPEEEPEAASAGAGAQAAKEKRIPRVNAPIDAPPPGPEKTAGEGAVLTTADRYYLAWTGYQTEHGDEPTAEELSAYLAQQDMYGRGGKPVSPGNLRRYFLPSRVYNAWAEYRMRSEQPAPDAVAQECAARGITAQYNKPVTTDYITENAADFERRWQALIRHHTSAQQ
- a CDS encoding TetR/AcrR family transcriptional regulator; its protein translation is MSVQERKQRERADRERLIVATARELAEQQGWDAVTTRRLAERIEYSQPVLYSHFRGKREIIGAVALEGAAEMAAALRAATSAADGPRTRVTALARAYLDFAERNPAVYDAMFQLDGGLAFADEDTPEPLKDAFAALLESLGEVAGDGVHPALFTEVFWAAMHGLATLTRAGRLPPGDAERRVELLVDRLAMV
- a CDS encoding DUF1772 domain-containing protein, which encodes MLNALEVLTTVVVGLMVGVEFSVAFVINPILDGLPGDNGLRGRTHGARMLGTLMPFWYIGSLVLSAVWAIAGWHHHGAGLVVLAAALLILSVIMSLLLLVPINNRGKTWTTENLPEDWKEQMNRWDRFHYVRVAVIIAAFALLVAALA
- a CDS encoding VOC family protein codes for the protein MINGGHVILYSRDAEADRAFFKDVLGYPHVDAGGGWLIFKLPPAEIAVHPTDGPESHEFYLMCDDVNATVGELAAKGVEFTQPVTDAGWGRLTRFRLPGGGEVGMYEPRHERATDL
- a CDS encoding AMP-binding enzyme, with translation MEATLLAFCRDQIAAYKVPRRIVLRTTALPRTATGKLVRTALTEEAQALWKGAEG
- a CDS encoding NADP-dependent oxidoreductase, encoding MKAIQLHEFGGPEVLRHEEVPVPEPGPGEVLVRVHAVGVNPPDRYAREGMPDIPPEIRPQFHLPLIPGTDVSGVVEAVAADVNGFAVGDEVIGLLRFPTVLQSSAYAEYVTAPASDLARKLAGIDHVHAAALAMSGLTAWQFLIELGHDHPSPFQEAQHRPMALDSESTVLINGAAGGVGHLALQLAKWKGARVIAVASGAHETFLRELGADEFIDYTKERPEEVVRDVDLVLDAVGGPASRRFLRTLKRGGSLYPVYFGQFDDEENAELGVTVTAVSVRSSGAQLAELESLVDAGKIRVAIDSTFPLADARAAHERIARGHIQGKIVLTVA
- a CDS encoding TetR/AcrR family transcriptional regulator, encoding MRADARKNRDHLLAVAGTAIAEQGVDVSLRDIARRADVGLATLLRHFPTREALLDALLHTSFNELTAKAGALETDDSPGDALVSWLRDCVGWTTEYRGAVVLMAAAIEDPKSALHTSCVTLRAAGARLLTRAQAAGMARTDIDGADLFALVEALAWLGDQRSLAPRADHLFDVVASAILTSTASSDTEGERRPRARS
- a CDS encoding ABC transporter permease, giving the protein MNHPWDYFTANERQAGLDGDRSGSRLRRSRPHWSSPCHCGWLAHRYRWAHVPLVSGLGVLHTVPALVMFLTIPEVLGTRILDPLNVVIALSGYTFALLVRSVVDGLDTVPADVLATAAALGHTARQQLLPVQLPLALSVIGAGLRVAAVSNVRLVSVASVIGSAGSSSCARLPAAD